The genomic region TCGATCGTCGGCAGCACCGCGATCTCGGCCAGCTCGGCGACGACGTCACAGATGCCGGCAGCAACGTTCGCGTCGAACGGCGGGTCCAGTCGCGCCGCCACGTTGGGCAGCTGGGACAGCTCGACCTTCTCGTTCGCGACGGAGACCGGCGTGAGCAGATCGAGCAGCTGGCGCGGGTCGACGTCGCTCTCCGACGCCATCGCGGGGTCGTGGTGAACGAGGAAGCAGATGCCGCGGTCGGCGCCGGTCGCCGCGAGCCGGACCAGGTCGCGCTGGGCGAGCGTGTCGATGCCCGCCGGGTAGTCGAACAGCACGACCAGCCGGTACGGATCGGTGACCCGCCCGGTCTCCCGGATCAGCTCCTCGAACCGTTTGTGGCCCAACTGGGCCTGCCGGCTGGCCCGCAGCGACGACACGTCGACCAGCCCGGACAGCACGCCGTGCAGCTGCTCCGCGGTGTGTGTTGCCCTAGGCACCAATTGCGGGTACTTCGTGGTCAGGTGCCCGAGCAGGCCCATCATGCCGGTCAGCCGTGGGTCGAACGAGTCGATCCGCAGCCGGAACGGCTCGGACGCCGCGACCAGGCGCAGTGCGACGCTCTGCAGGAGCCGGCGGGCCGACTCAGGCCGGTCCGACGTGACTCGCCAGCCGTTCGTGCGCAGCAGCGGCGCCACGACCGGCGTACCGGTGTCGAGATCGCCCACCCGCACGTACGACGGAACGCCCGCGCCGACCAGCTGGCGGGATCGCCAGCGCGCGTCGTTCGGAGGAATGGAGGCCAAGCCGGGAGCCAGCCGGTCGGCGAGCAGGCGCGCGGCCGGCTCGGCCGTGGCCAGCGCTTCGGCGGTCGCGGCCTCGACGAGTCCGCGGGACTCGCGCCGGGCGGCGGCGGTCTGCTCCTGCAGCTGACGGTGCAGCTGGACGGCGCGCTGATGCTCGCCCCGGGTGAGGCGCCGGGCGTTGTCGAGCAGTTGCGCCAAGGCGTGCTGCAGGCCGCGTATGCGAGCTTCCAGAACCTCCGGAGAAACCGGTCCGGGCATAGTTGTCCCGTCAGGCGCCTCCGTCACGAGCACCGTCCTTCCACCTTCGCCCCGCGACCTTTCCTGGCGGGGACAACCATGTCACACCAACCGTCCCATTCGTCACTCCAGGCACCACAAGTCTCACCTGCCGACCGATCAGTTGGGTGCGACGATCTCGAGCTGGTAGCCGTCCTCGTTGTGCAGGAACGCGGCGTAATGCTGCGGCCCACCGGCGTACGGGTGGCGGTCGGCGAACATCAGCGTCCAGCCGTGCCCGGCGGCCTCGGCAACGATCCCGTCGACCTCGGCCCGGTCGCTCGCGTTCAGCGCGAGATGGTTCATGCCCGGCCGCAGCCGGTCGTGCTCGGTGGCCGTCATGGCGGGGCTTTGCTCGACGACCAGATAGCTGCCGTCGGGGCTGGTCCAGGTCTGGCCTCCGGGCCAGCCGTCACCGTCCTTCCAGCCCAGCCGGCCGAGGATCCAGCCCCAGCTGCTCACTGCCCGGGACAGGTCCGGGACCCAGATCTCGACGTGGTGCACCGCGGCGGCCATCGGAGCATTATCTGTGCTCGTCGAGCCGGTGCGACACCGCCATCGATGCCAGTCCGGAAACCATCAGCCAGACCAGCGCCGCGAGCAGCCAAGGCCACCACGGCCGGCCGGCGGCGACCTCCGCCGCGGCCTTGCCGAACAGCCCACCCGCCGGGGCGAAGACCAGCACCAGCAGCGCGCGGGCGACGGCGGTCTCCTTGGTCATGCATTCATTGTCGGAGCGGATCGCCGGCCTCGCAGCGACACGGCGTGGCTCCGCCTTCCGGGGCGGGGTTTTCGGGGCCGGGCGCTGCTGCGGGACGCGCGTTTGCGGCGGCGAGTTCCCCACGGGTTCCGGTTCAGGTCCTGACGGGTTCATTGGGGCGGGCCCGGATCGGCGGAAATATGTCTGTGACAGGGTTTAGCGTCTTCGGTGACAGACCGAAAAGGATCGGGGGCACAGTGAGCGGGACCCGGATCGAGACCACGGCGTACGGCGCGGCCGCGCTGGACAGGCTGCACCACGTCGTCACGCGGCTGAAGGCCGGCGACCCGATGAAGCCGGTCACCCTGCTCCTGCCGGACAACCTGACCGGCGTGGTCGCCCGTCGGCATCTCGCCGCCACCGGCGTCGCCGCGCTGTACCTGGCAACACTGCCGCGCCTCGCCGAGCAACTGGCCGCGGGGCTGCTGGCGCCCAGGCGACCGGCGACGCGGCCGATCGTCGCGGCGACCTGGCGGACTGCGCTGTCCAAGGCGCCCGGGGTCTTCGACGAGGTCGCCGAGCACCCGTCGACCATCCAAGCGCTTGCTGCAGCGCACCGGGAGCTGCGCGATCTGAGCGATCCCGGTCTGGAGAAGGTCGCGGCGGCGTCGGGGCTCGGCCCGTCACTGATCCAGCTGCACCGCCACGTCTGCGACCAACTGCAGACCGATTGGTACGACGAGACCGACCTGCTGCGCGCCGCGACCGAGCGTGCGACCGCGGATCCTGCTGCCGTCGCGGAGCTCGGTTCGCTGGTGCTCTACCTGCCGCAGGAGCTGACCCAGGCCGAGGCGTCGTTCGTCGCCTCGCTGGGCATCGCCGCGGCCGATGTGACCGTGATCGTCGGCCTGACCGACGTGAAGCGGGCCGACCGCGCGGTGCGCCGGTCGCTGGAGCGGATCGGGATCGACCTGCCACCGTCGATCTCGAAGAACTACCCCGTGGCAACCGAGGTGCTGAACGCGTCCGACGCCGACGACGAGGTCCGCTGCGTCGTGCGCGACGTGCTCGCCACCCTGGAGAAGACGCCCGCGCACCGGGTCGCGGTGCTGTACGCCGCCGCCACGCCGTACGCACGGCTGCTGCACGAGCACCTCGCCGCCGCGAAGGTCACGGTGAACGGTCCCGGCACGCGGCCGGTGCACGAGCGCGCCCTGGCCCGCACGTTGCTGGAGGTTCTCGCCCTCGTCGACCACGACCTCCCGCGCGCCGACCTGTTCCGCGCACTGGCGAACGCTCCGACCCGCGACTTCACCGGAGAGCGGATCCCGGTTCCCCAGTGGGAGCGGCTGTCCCGCGCGGCCGGCGTGGTCCGCGGCGACGACTGGGACGTCCGCCTCGCCCGGTACGCCGACACGGAGCGCCGGACGGCCGACCAGGAGCGTGGCGCGGAGGATCCCCGGCCGGCAGTGGCCCGTCGCGCGGAGCACAACGCGTCCCATGCCCTGCGGCTGCACGCCTTCGCCGTCGAGCTACGGCGGCGGCTCAACGCAGCCGCGCTGATGGAGAGCTGGTCCGAGCTGTCGCACGTCGTGCTCCGGCTCTTTCACGATCTGCTCGGTGACTACGCATCCCTGCCGGTCGAGGAGCAGTACGCGGCAGTCGCGGTCGAGGGGACTCTGCGCGGTCTGTCCACGCTCGACGAGCTCGGCACTCCGGCCAGCCTGACCGTGCTGCGGGACGTGCTCGACCTCGAGCTGCAGCAGTCCTTGCCCCGGGTCGGCACGTTCGGCACCGGCGTCCTGGTGGCTCCGCTGTCCGCGAGCATCGGACTCTCGGTCGACGTGGT from Kribbella flavida DSM 17836 harbors:
- a CDS encoding PD-(D/E)XK nuclease family protein codes for the protein MSGTRIETTAYGAAALDRLHHVVTRLKAGDPMKPVTLLLPDNLTGVVARRHLAATGVAALYLATLPRLAEQLAAGLLAPRRPATRPIVAATWRTALSKAPGVFDEVAEHPSTIQALAAAHRELRDLSDPGLEKVAAASGLGPSLIQLHRHVCDQLQTDWYDETDLLRAATERATADPAAVAELGSLVLYLPQELTQAEASFVASLGIAAADVTVIVGLTDVKRADRAVRRSLERIGIDLPPSISKNYPVATEVLNASDADDEVRCVVRDVLATLEKTPAHRVAVLYAAATPYARLLHEHLAAAKVTVNGPGTRPVHERALARTLLEVLALVDHDLPRADLFRALANAPTRDFTGERIPVPQWERLSRAAGVVRGDDWDVRLARYADTERRTADQERGAEDPRPAVARRAEHNASHALRLHAFAVELRRRLNAAALMESWSELSHVVLRLFHDLLGDYASLPVEEQYAAVAVEGTLRGLSTLDELGTPASLTVLRDVLDLELQQSLPRVGTFGTGVLVAPLSASIGLSVDVVFVVGLAEDLYPGRLHEDALLPHRVREAAAPELASARDRLDRKQRHLLAAFSAGASRVVASFPRGDLRRSSRRLPTRWLLGTLRELSGDHALAATVWDQASYDGHLLTSASYSGSLTTAKLPATEQDWQVRAAAAGLTLTDAVVDRARLLLRARAADEFTRFDGNLSGVDGLPDYATEDRIASPTSLEAYAACPHAYFVERLLQVQPLEAPEDLLVISPVQVGNLIHNSLDAFVTRLAGSLPGYGEPWSPEQRSLLLTIGADLAQRFEAEGLTGHPRLWQRERLRILGDLMVLLDDDDRWRAEHNASVVASELRFGLDGEPPVEIPIPSGRVLLRGSADKVDLGKDGTIYVTDVKTGGFSRYEAIENDPVAAGTKLQLPVYAYAARARLGDESTPVEAAYWFVRKGGRRIPVPLTPEVAERYVHALDVIVSSIAAGYFPAKAPEVPDFLWVQCPYCNPDGIGHSEVRARYDRLRFDPTLDRLVRLIDPGALSTAEEVALDD
- a CDS encoding VOC family protein; translation: MAAAVHHVEIWVPDLSRAVSSWGWILGRLGWKDGDGWPGGQTWTSPDGSYLVVEQSPAMTATEHDRLRPGMNHLALNASDRAEVDGIVAEAAGHGWTLMFADRHPYAGGPQHYAAFLHNEDGYQLEIVAPN